Genomic DNA from Anabaena sphaerica FACHB-251:
GCAAAAGCTAAAAATATAACTTACCTGACTTTGACAATATTTTCGGCTGATTTTCTGGCAAATAACAAGGTAAAATTTAGCGGGCATAATTTACTAATGCTGATATCCTAATTTTAAGTTGTCAATTCCGAATTAACTATTACTATGATGCAGTGGATTATACCCCTTATATTTATTATTGTTGGCTTTCTGGCTGGCATAATTGGCGAAAAAGTTATTTTTAAGAAAATTCAAACATTTGTTATTAATAAACAAATTCCTGGCAGTACGATTATATTTCAGTCACTGCATAGAATGACCTTTATTTGGTTTGTTCTAGCAGGTTTTTTTGGCGCTATTCTTAGTTCTCCTGTCAAGCCAGATATTGCTAATGTTCTGCAAAAAATTCTGACTATAATTTTACTGTATTCAGTGACGTTAGTCTTAGCTAGACTAACATCTGGCTTTGTAAATTTATTTGTCCAAAGAACGGAAGGCGTTCCTACATCGCTACTATCTAACCTCGCTAAAACTATTGTTTTAGTTTTGGGAACATTAATCCTTTTGCAAACTGTGGGTATTGAAATTACTCCCATAGTTACTACATTGGGAATTGGAGGTTTAGCTGTAGGTTTAGCTCTTCAAGATACTTTGGCTAATTTATTTTCTGGTTTTTATTTGGTTATTTCTAAGCAGGTGCGAACTGGAGATTATGTAAAATTAGATGATGGTAATCAGGGTTATGTCACAGATATTACCTGGCGAAATACGACGATTAAGGAAATTTCCAATAATGTGATCATTGTTCCTAATTCTAAGTTGGCTTCGGCAATTTTTACTAATTATCATCTACCTGCAAAAGAAATTACTTTAACTATGAATGTAGGTGTTAGTTATGATAGCGATTTGGAATTAGTGGAAAGAGTGACTGTAGAAGTTGCTAAAGAAGTTATGCAGGAAATTGCACCGGAATTAATTAAAATTGAACCTTATATTAGGTTTCACACTTTCAATGATTGTAGTATAGACTATACACTCTATATGCGTGTCAGTGAATATTTTGATCAGCGTATTGGTAAACATTTGTTTGTGAAAAAGTTACACAAACGCTATCAACAAGAAGGAATTCAAATTCCCTTTCCTATCCGAGATGTTTATATGCATGGAAGTTGAATTAATTTTAATTCATTTAATTCAGAGTTTACCCAGATCCCCGACTTCTTTGAGAAGTAGGGGATCTAAAATTAAATTTGTATTTTCTTATACTGGTATTATTGTGTAAAGTGATTTAAAATTCTCTAGCAAAAAACTAGGAATAGATTATATAGTGATGTAACTCTCAACTCGGTTGTGAAAGTTACAGTTATTCATGGTTGAACCTGTATGTATACAGTTGATATTGAAACTCAACTTCATGGCTTGCGTCCGGGCGATCGCGTCATGTATTCTAGTGTAGACTGGGATATAAAAGATTACAGCACCTATCAAGACCCTCAAGGTTATCAAACAGATGAATGGTTGTTAGTATCATCAGGTGGGTCAGAATATTACTTATTGCGAGAATATGACCCCACGGAAGAACTTAATTCTGTAACTTGGTATATCTCCAATTTGTTGGAAAATGTGCATTTATATCTGCCAGACTCTAAAGAAGATATAGTACCTAGATTATGGCAGGAAATGCAAGCATTAACTACACCCTATCCAGAATTGAAACTTTTTTATAAGTCCTATTATTTCGATTCGCAAACTGAAGGAAGTTATGATGCTAAAGGAAAAACAAAATCTCGAATTACTTGGGATTATTGGGACAAGGACGATTTTACTAACTTAGCAATAGAAGCTTTTTCTGATCGAACATTAGATATTTACTCAACTAAAGTAGTCAAGCCTAAAGAATTTTCCAAGATTCAAAAAGGTGTGGGTCCACAACGTCAGATGACAATTTTTACCAGTCCTTTAATGACTGAGTTAATACTGGCAATTATAGTTTTTTCAACTGGTATATTATTAATTATATTTGGGTAAAGGTTTTTATGTCTACTTCCTTATTTATTGAAGACTATCATGATGGTATTGCCTTTTATATCAATGGAGATTTGCAGTTTGATAGTGCTGATGAGGCAATTTATCATGAACATCTGGTAATCCCTGCTATATCTTTAGCAATACAAAGATTTCCTGATACAGATTTACGGGTTTTGATTTGTGGGGGTGGTGATGGTTTAGCTGCTAGGGATGTACTCCGTTTTGAGCAAGTTAAAAAAATTGATTTAGTAGACTATAATCCAGATGTAATTGAATTAGCCAACACAGTATTTAAACCTTATAATTTAGGCAGTTTAGAACATGATAAAGTAACTGTCTACACTCAAGAAGCTTTTAGATTTGCTAGAGAATTGGCTGATGATTGTTATCATGTTATAATTTGTGATTTCACCTGTCCTAATTCTTCTGAAGAAGCGAGAATCTATAGTCAGGAATGGTTTCAAGAAGTTAACCGCATTTTAATTACCTCTGGAATACTTGCTGTCAATGGTGTTTCACCAACAAGAAATAATCAAGCTTTTTGGTGTTTGTATCAAACATTGTTATCAGTAA
This window encodes:
- a CDS encoding DUF4178 domain-containing protein; translated protein: MYTVDIETQLHGLRPGDRVMYSSVDWDIKDYSTYQDPQGYQTDEWLLVSSGGSEYYLLREYDPTEELNSVTWYISNLLENVHLYLPDSKEDIVPRLWQEMQALTTPYPELKLFYKSYYFDSQTEGSYDAKGKTKSRITWDYWDKDDFTNLAIEAFSDRTLDIYSTKVVKPKEFSKIQKGVGPQRQMTIFTSPLMTELILAIIVFSTGILLIIFG
- a CDS encoding mechanosensitive ion channel family protein — its product is MMQWIIPLIFIIVGFLAGIIGEKVIFKKIQTFVINKQIPGSTIIFQSLHRMTFIWFVLAGFFGAILSSPVKPDIANVLQKILTIILLYSVTLVLARLTSGFVNLFVQRTEGVPTSLLSNLAKTIVLVLGTLILLQTVGIEITPIVTTLGIGGLAVGLALQDTLANLFSGFYLVISKQVRTGDYVKLDDGNQGYVTDITWRNTTIKEISNNVIIVPNSKLASAIFTNYHLPAKEITLTMNVGVSYDSDLELVERVTVEVAKEVMQEIAPELIKIEPYIRFHTFNDCSIDYTLYMRVSEYFDQRIGKHLFVKKLHKRYQQEGIQIPFPIRDVYMHGS